The Cohaesibacter intestini genome segment GGGCCATCACCCCCCTTGGCCACGCAAACCCGACCAAGGACTGGGACAAGGTGCTCGGCGTCAACCTGACCGCCAACTGGCGTCTGATCCGCTCAATCGACCCATTGCTGCGCCAGTCCGATGCGGGCCGTGCCCTGTTCATGAGTTCCAGCGCTGCCCACAAGTGCAAACCCTTTTGGGGCGTCTATAGCGTCTCCAAGGCTGGCCTCGAAGCCATGGTCCGCACCTATGCGGGCGAGATTGAACAAACCAATCTCAAGGTCAACAGCTTCAATCCCGGCGGCACCCGCACCGGCATGCGTGCCAAGGCAATCCCCGGCGAGGATCCGATGACCGTGCCACATCCAAGCGAAGTGGTACCTTTCATCGTTGATTGCCTGCTGCCTGACTGCGACAAGAATGGTCAGCTCTATGACTTCCCGACCCGATCTTGGAAGAGCTATGACCATCCGGTCCTTGGCTGACCGAACAGACCAATATAAAGCCCCGGACGGCGTCAGCCATCCGGGGCTTTTTTGTTTGAAAACAGGAAACTAGCAGCAAAAGAAGAATCAGATCCTGAGTCTTTCCTCGCCCCCCTGACTCATTTTGTGAACGAGGTGATTCTATGTCTCAATTTGCAGATTCTCCGTCTGAACTTGTTGAATCAATTCCTCAATTAGCCCAGAATCAAACTCTCAGCACCACCCCACAAGACTCTGAAAAGACTCACGACAAGAAATAAGTTCCATAACTTATTCCGCCAATTCCGTCTCTTTTTCCGGAAATGAGCCGTAGCCCTGCCGTTCGAGATCTTCCACCTTGCGCAGCTTCTCTTCGGCTTCGCTTGCTTCGCGCTGACGATCCCACATCGAGGCGTAAAGACCCTTCTTCTCGAGCAGCTCCCCATGGCGTCCGCGCTCGCGAATACGCCCTGCTTCGAGCACGATGATCTCATCGGCATTGATCACCGTGGACAGGCGGTGGGCAATGACAAGGGTCGTGCGATTGTTCGAGACCTCATCAAGGGCCGACTGGATTTCCTGCTCGGTATGGCTGTCGAGTGCCGAAGTGGCTTCATCAAGCACGAGGATAGGCGGTGCTTTCAGGATGGTTCGAGCAATCGCCACGCGCTGCTTTTCACCGCCCGACAATTTCAGACCACGCTCGCCCACTTCTGTCTCGAAGCCTTTCGGCAGGCTGGCGATAAAGTCGGACACCTGCGCCATCCGCGCAGCGTCTTCAATCTCGGACCGGTCCGCATCCGGACGACCATAGCCGATATTGTAAAGAAGCGTTTCGTTGAACAGCACGGTATCCTGCGGCACCATGCCAATTTGGGCGCGGAGGCTATCCTGCTGCACGGCACGCAAGTCCTGCCCGTCGATGGCAATCGAACCATCGATCACATCATAGAAACGGAACAGCAACCGTGAGATGGTCGACTTGCCTGCCCCCGACGGCCCGACAATCGCCACCGTCTTGCCCGCAGGCACCTCAAAGCTGATGCCCTTGAGAATGGGTCGATCAGCATCATAATGGAAATGGACATTATCAAAGCGAATAGACCCGCCATCAACGGCCAAACGCTGCGCATCCGGTTTGTCCTGCACTTCTTCAGGTTGACGCATAAGCTCGAACATGGCTTCGAGATCCACCAAGCCTTGCTTGATCTCTCGATGCATCGACCCAAAGAAGTTCAAGGGCGGTGCCAACTGCATCAGGAGCGCATTGATCAGGACAAAGTCGCCGACTGTATTCTCACCTTTCATAACGCCCCAGGCCGACAGCCCCATGCACAGCGCCATGCAGGCAGAGAAGATCGCAGCCTGACCAAAATTGAGCCATGCCAGCGACACCCACGTTTTGATCGCCGCCACCTGATAGCCGGCCATTGACTTATCGAACCGGGCCGCTTCAAGCTTCTCGTTGCCGAAATACTTCACGGTCTCGAAATTGAGCAGACTGTCGACAGCCTTCGAGGTTGCCTCATTGTCGGACTCGTTCATCTTGCGCCGAATATCGATCCGCCATGCTGTCACCTTGATGGTGAAACCAACATAGAGCGAGATCATCACAACCACGATGATCACATAGACAAAGTCGAACTCATAGGCGATGACGGCCGCCATCAAGACAAACTGCATCAATGTTGGAATGGCATGCAGGATCGTGTGGCGGACCACCCCTTCGATGGCACGGGTGCCGCGTTCAATGATCCG includes the following:
- a CDS encoding ABCB family ABC transporter ATP-binding protein/permease: MVQTPNVAAPTAEKIGRVDAEASAMQTLRNLWPYIWPSDRVDLKRRVALAITALLIGKVINVLTPYFFKWATDELADPSAPDGVGVAAWLAVPILLVVAYGAGRIVNVAFDQTRDALFARVGQHAVRNLSYETFQHMHRLSLRFHLQRRTGALSRIIERGTRAIEGVVRHTILHAIPTLMQFVLMAAVIAYEFDFVYVIIVVVMISLYVGFTIKVTAWRIDIRRKMNESDNEATSKAVDSLLNFETVKYFGNEKLEAARFDKSMAGYQVAAIKTWVSLAWLNFGQAAIFSACMALCMGLSAWGVMKGENTVGDFVLINALLMQLAPPLNFFGSMHREIKQGLVDLEAMFELMRQPEEVQDKPDAQRLAVDGGSIRFDNVHFHYDADRPILKGISFEVPAGKTVAIVGPSGAGKSTISRLLFRFYDVIDGSIAIDGQDLRAVQQDSLRAQIGMVPQDTVLFNETLLYNIGYGRPDADRSEIEDAARMAQVSDFIASLPKGFETEVGERGLKLSGGEKQRVAIARTILKAPPILVLDEATSALDSHTEQEIQSALDEVSNNRTTLVIAHRLSTVINADEIIVLEAGRIRERGRHGELLEKKGLYASMWDRQREASEAEEKLRKVEDLERQGYGSFPEKETELAE
- a CDS encoding SDR family NAD(P)-dependent oxidoreductase, which translates into the protein MTEKRLEGRIAVVTGASRGIGWQAALALAREGAHIIAIAKTVGALEELDDAIQAFNGSTTLVPLDLMDYDGIDRLGAAIYERWGKLDILLGNAGLLGAITPLGHANPTKDWDKVLGVNLTANWRLIRSIDPLLRQSDAGRALFMSSSAAHKCKPFWGVYSVSKAGLEAMVRTYAGEIEQTNLKVNSFNPGGTRTGMRAKAIPGEDPMTVPHPSEVVPFIVDCLLPDCDKNGQLYDFPTRSWKSYDHPVLG